Proteins from one Bartonella sp. HY328 genomic window:
- the ftsA gene encoding cell division protein FtsA produces MSFIAHLNGTPSRKTRLLTVLDVGSSKIVCIIARLRPLGQTEYLHGRTHSMEVLGFGIQRSQGIKAGIIVDMSKAETAIRLAVDSAERMAGLIVDSVIVNFSAGKLKSTQVHSKIKINGDKVDMRDVRRVLSECSRSAFDLDRYIVHSLPGNFNLDGETGISDPRDMMGHELGAEMHVVTAESAPLRNLEHCINRAHLSVETVVATPYASGLSVLVGDEPRLGTACVDIGAGTTTISIFSEGRFVYTDMMPIGANHITLDIARGFTIPLDEAERIKVMHGSALSVSADDRHMISMPSMGDDNGQDSGLAGQYPRALLSRIIRARVEEILEMTRDKLTRSGFGSLIGKRIILTGGGSQLPGIAEVGRHILKSHLRIGRPLGISGLPDMARGAAFSSAVGLLIYPQISGLEEYKVHGSSANVNSNSGHFSRVGHWLRGGLRKGS; encoded by the coding sequence ATGAGTTTTATAGCCCATTTAAACGGTACACCATCACGTAAAACCCGTCTTTTAACGGTGCTAGATGTTGGCTCAAGTAAAATTGTTTGCATTATTGCTCGTTTGCGCCCATTGGGACAAACAGAATATCTCCATGGCCGCACCCACAGCATGGAAGTGCTTGGCTTTGGTATTCAGCGCTCACAGGGTATAAAGGCGGGCATTATTGTTGATATGTCCAAGGCAGAGACAGCCATTCGTTTAGCTGTTGACAGTGCGGAGCGCATGGCTGGCCTTATTGTAGATTCAGTCATTGTCAATTTTTCTGCCGGTAAGCTAAAAAGCACACAAGTTCATTCGAAAATCAAGATTAACGGTGATAAGGTTGATATGCGCGATGTGCGCCGCGTTCTTTCTGAATGTTCAAGATCCGCTTTTGATCTTGACCGCTATATTGTCCATTCACTCCCTGGTAATTTCAATCTCGATGGTGAAACGGGTATTTCTGATCCGCGCGATATGATGGGACATGAACTTGGCGCAGAAATGCACGTTGTAACGGCTGAAAGTGCGCCATTGCGCAATTTAGAGCATTGCATCAATCGTGCTCATTTAAGCGTTGAGACAGTTGTAGCAACTCCTTATGCAAGCGGTCTTTCTGTTCTTGTTGGCGACGAACCCCGTCTTGGTACAGCATGTGTTGATATTGGTGCGGGCACAACAACCATTTCGATTTTTTCCGAAGGGCGCTTTGTTTATACCGATATGATGCCAATTGGCGCCAACCATATAACACTTGATATTGCTCGCGGCTTCACCATTCCGCTTGATGAAGCTGAACGTATCAAGGTAATGCACGGTTCGGCCTTGTCAGTCAGCGCCGATGATCGCCATATGATTTCAATGCCTTCAATGGGGGATGATAATGGCCAAGATAGTGGTCTTGCGGGCCAATATCCTCGTGCGTTGCTCTCGCGTATTATTCGCGCCCGTGTTGAAGAAATCCTTGAAATGACAAGGGATAAGCTTACGAGATCTGGCTTTGGCAGCCTTATTGGTAAGCGTATTATTTTGACGGGTGGTGGCTCGCAGCTTCCAGGTATTGCAGAAGTTGGCCGCCATATTTTGAAAAGTCATTTACGCATCGGTAGGCCACTTGGTATTTCTGGGCTTCCGGATATGGCAAGAGGTGCAGCATTTTCTTCAGCGGTTGGGTTGCTTATTTATCCGCAAATTAGCGGTTTAGAAGAATATAAAGTGCACGGATCATCGGCCAATGTGAATAGCAATAGCGGACATTTTTCCCGCGTTGGCCATTGGTTGCGCGGGGGACTGCGCAAAGGTTCTTAA
- the ftsZ gene encoding cell division protein FtsZ gives MSITLQRPEIVELKPKITVFGVGGGGGNAVNNMINAGLEGVEFVVANTDAQALAMSRAEKVVQLGASVTEGLGAGARPEVGQSAAEESLDEILDHLNSSHMVFVTAGMGGGTGTGAAPIIARAAREKGLLTVGVVTKPFSFEGQRRMKTAEAGIEELQKSVDTLIVIPNQNLFRIANEKTTFADAFAMADQVLYSGVASITDLMIRKGLINLDFADVRSVMHDMGKAMMGTGEASGEGRALKAAEAAIANPLLDETSMRGARGLLVSVSGGSDLTLFEVDEAVNRIKEEVDADANIIFGAINDEALEGIIRVSVVATGIDRAALEAGLTIENSTSVHAVKKLEAAAPVVTRPVQPQTESFREVIEALEEEMAAPMEEPFRPQSQIFASAQPAAPNRVVGQPNIAKQPVRSAAPLQPMGQTAATPPSVDTVAPTRSAAPASQNFSQSLAPQQGNMQGQQRSAAPQQQRMQGQQTQQQPMQQASSRIPEIEAFPPSLRINADQKSKGNSEGNTPRSLWQRLKQGFIHRDEEEPSARLEPAVNIAAKQNVPQRSSGQNAQQNQMGQRPNMGDNRQVPNQDQAIYTPRRPNEAQMRPQQQRAEAPSEDEQLEIPAFLRRQAN, from the coding sequence ATGTCAATTACTTTACAAAGACCAGAAATTGTCGAGTTAAAGCCAAAAATTACGGTTTTTGGTGTAGGTGGTGGTGGCGGTAACGCCGTTAACAATATGATCAATGCTGGCCTTGAAGGCGTTGAATTTGTTGTGGCCAATACCGATGCACAGGCACTTGCTATGTCACGGGCCGAAAAAGTTGTTCAACTTGGTGCTTCAGTCACTGAAGGTCTTGGTGCTGGTGCACGTCCAGAAGTTGGGCAGTCAGCTGCAGAAGAATCTCTTGACGAAATTCTTGATCACCTTAATTCTTCCCACATGGTATTTGTGACCGCTGGTATGGGCGGCGGTACGGGTACAGGCGCGGCTCCAATTATTGCTCGCGCTGCTCGTGAAAAGGGTCTTTTGACTGTTGGTGTGGTAACCAAGCCTTTTTCTTTTGAAGGTCAACGCCGCATGAAGACAGCCGAAGCTGGCATTGAAGAATTGCAAAAAAGCGTTGATACGCTTATCGTTATTCCAAATCAAAATCTTTTCCGCATTGCTAATGAAAAAACAACCTTTGCTGATGCTTTTGCAATGGCAGATCAGGTTCTTTATTCAGGTGTTGCCTCGATTACCGATTTGATGATCCGCAAGGGTCTTATCAATCTAGACTTTGCTGATGTGCGCTCTGTCATGCATGATATGGGCAAGGCAATGATGGGCACAGGTGAAGCATCAGGTGAAGGCCGCGCATTAAAAGCTGCTGAAGCTGCTATTGCTAATCCATTGCTTGATGAAACATCAATGCGCGGTGCACGTGGTCTACTTGTTTCTGTTTCAGGTGGTAGCGATCTCACCTTGTTTGAAGTTGATGAAGCTGTTAACCGCATTAAGGAAGAAGTGGACGCTGACGCAAACATCATCTTCGGTGCCATTAATGACGAAGCGCTTGAAGGTATCATCCGCGTTTCTGTTGTAGCAACCGGTATTGACCGCGCTGCACTTGAAGCTGGCTTGACAATTGAAAACTCCACTTCGGTACATGCTGTAAAAAAGCTTGAAGCGGCAGCTCCGGTCGTGACCCGACCTGTTCAGCCGCAAACAGAATCTTTTCGTGAGGTCATCGAAGCTTTAGAAGAAGAAATGGCAGCACCTATGGAAGAGCCATTTCGCCCACAAAGCCAAATTTTTGCAAGCGCACAACCAGCTGCCCCAAACCGTGTGGTAGGTCAGCCTAATATTGCTAAGCAACCTGTACGCTCTGCCGCTCCGCTGCAGCCAATGGGACAAACAGCAGCAACGCCACCAAGCGTTGATACTGTTGCACCAACACGCAGTGCTGCGCCTGCAAGCCAAAACTTTAGCCAATCATTGGCTCCACAGCAAGGCAATATGCAGGGTCAACAACGTAGCGCGGCACCACAGCAGCAGCGTATGCAAGGCCAACAGACTCAACAACAGCCAATGCAGCAGGCTTCATCGCGCATTCCTGAAATTGAGGCATTTCCACCATCTTTGCGGATTAATGCAGACCAAAAAAGCAAAGGCAACAGCGAAGGTAATACACCTCGCAGCTTATGGCAGCGTTTAAAGCAGGGTTTTATTCATCGCGATGAGGAAGAGCCAAGTGCACGCTTAGAACCTGCGGTAAATATAGCCGCAAAGCAAAATGTACCACAGCGTTCTAGTGGCCAAAATGCTCAGCAAAATCAAATGGGCCAACGACCAAACATGGGTGACAATCGTCAAGTTCCTAATCAGGATCAGGCAATTTATACACCACGCCGCCCAAATGAAGCGCAGATGCGTCCACAACAACAACGTGCTGAAGCGCCAAGCGAAGATGAACAGTTGGAAATTCCTGCATTCCTGCGTCGTCAGGCTAACTAA
- a CDS encoding siroheme synthase, which translates to MSIDAQKLATFPAFFKVAGQKIVIIGNGAEAYAKLRLMRETSAALLLIADAPEDDLLDFIKQYSLEDNNFVWLAEKFAPEHLHGAVLIFAANGDVGQDRIIADHARQLKIAVNVVDRPDMCDFFTPALVNRAPISVAIGSEGASPVLAQMIRAQIDALLNPQIGKVAALAAKLRTLVDNSIAKGLTRRNFWFRFFNGKIVEELERNNPAAAEREAFDLIHAFKANKGRLYLLNAQDLDADQITLHSQRVLLMADGIVYDHSIDKDLLTIGRRDAQRFVAPKNTLDQLESTKLLISLIESGKQIVRLYGDRAQMLRDIALMENNQQDFAVLPSLSDAAFQHNYANISNQYAPKAA; encoded by the coding sequence ATGAGCATTGACGCGCAAAAACTTGCAACCTTCCCAGCTTTTTTTAAAGTTGCAGGGCAAAAAATTGTCATTATCGGTAATGGCGCTGAAGCTTATGCTAAACTGCGCCTCATGCGTGAAACTTCAGCTGCATTGCTATTGATTGCTGATGCACCCGAAGATGATCTTTTAGATTTTATCAAGCAATATAGCCTTGAAGATAATAATTTCGTTTGGCTTGCTGAAAAATTTGCTCCTGAGCATCTGCATGGCGCAGTGCTAATTTTTGCCGCCAATGGTGATGTGGGTCAAGATAGAATTATTGCAGATCATGCGCGCCAGTTAAAAATTGCCGTCAATGTGGTAGATCGCCCAGATATGTGCGATTTTTTCACCCCTGCCCTTGTCAATCGTGCACCAATATCGGTGGCTATTGGTTCAGAAGGCGCAAGCCCAGTGCTTGCACAAATGATCCGAGCCCAGATAGACGCTTTATTAAATCCGCAAATTGGTAAGGTAGCGGCCCTTGCAGCAAAACTTAGGACACTTGTTGATAATTCCATTGCCAAAGGTTTGACACGGCGTAATTTTTGGTTTCGTTTTTTTAATGGAAAAATTGTTGAGGAATTGGAACGCAATAATCCAGCAGCTGCCGAACGCGAGGCATTTGATCTTATCCACGCCTTCAAAGCAAATAAAGGGCGTTTATATTTATTAAATGCACAAGATCTTGACGCTGACCAAATCACGTTGCACAGCCAACGTGTATTATTAATGGCCGATGGTATCGTTTATGATCATAGCATTGATAAGGATCTATTGACCATTGGCCGGCGCGATGCACAGCGGTTTGTCGCGCCCAAAAATACCCTTGACCAATTAGAGAGCACAAAGCTTCTTATCAGCTTAATTGAAAGCGGCAAGCAAATTGTGCGCCTTTATGGTGATAGAGCACAAATGCTCAGGGATATAGCTTTGATGGAAAATAACCAGCAAGATTTTGCTGTTTTACCATCGCTTTCGGATGCGGCATTTCAACATAATTACGCAAATATTAGCAACCAATATGCACCAAAAGCTGCATAA